ATTGACTGCTTATGTGTCTGAAAGGGAAGTTACTCCCTTCTCTCACAATGGTAATTGCAGTGACGCGACGGAGTTGATGTTAAGATAGCGGGCTCGGTCAACTCGGGGCAGGGTCTTGTTTGCCTTCCGAAGAAGGGATGCTGCTGGAGTTTTCGTATAGATAAAGCAATGAGTGGAGGAGCCAAGGATGGCCAGACCGCTGCGCTTGGAGTTTGCAGGCGCTTTATATCATGTGACTTCGCGTGGAAACCGGCGCGATCTGATTTATGAAGCGGACGAAGATCGACACGCCTTTCTTGCTGTTCTTGATGATGTGGACGAAACCTTTAATTGGGTGTGTCACGCCTATTGTCTGATGGGAAATCACTATCACCTTCTGATTGAAACACCGGACGGTAATCTTTCGAAGGGAATGCGTCATCTTAACGGTGTTTATACGCAGGTTTTTAACCGCCATCATCGCCGTGTGGGGCATGTGTTCCAGGGGCGTTATAAGGCGATCCTGGTGGATAGGGAGGAGTATCTTCTGGAACTGGCACGTTACATCGTGCTCAACCCGGTTCGAGCGGGCCTGGTTCGGGACGCGCTGGACTGGCCATGGAGTAGCTATCGGGCAACTCTGGGCTATAAGTCTAAGCTGAAGACGCTCCATGCAGATGCTGTTTTGGCGGTATTTGGTGGAACCCGGCGAGCAGCAGTACGACGATATGAGCGCTTTGTATCAGAAGGCAGGAATCAGCCCTCACCTTGGGGAGAGCTGAAGAATCAGGTCTATCTTGGTAGCGAGTCGTTCGTGAATGAGATGCAGAGCCATATCGAAAGGCCGGATGAACTGACTGAAGTGCCTGCCGCGCAGCGCCGCCCTACGGCACGTTCCTTGATGTTCTATGCTGAGACGGAAGGTTCTCGAGATGAAGCTATAGTCAGAGCGTATGCAAGCGGAGGGCATAGCATGAAGGAGATCGGTCAATTTTTCGGACTGCACTATTCCCGGATCAGTCGAATCATTGGAAAGGCAAATGGCAAGACCTGACCCCCAGAGCCGTGATCAGGACGGTACTCACTGTAATCCTGGCGATAGCCATAATGGTCTTGCTGGCGTTCGTGGCCATGTTGGCGGTCGGCAGCCTGGGCGTGTAACACCCTTTTCCGTGGGGGTCAGGTCTTGCCCTTTGCCTTTCTTGGCTGGAAAGAGTGACTGCGAGGCACCGGGCAAGACCTGACCCGAATGGCACTTACTTAACCCCCGCCTTTTGCCCGCCGGAGCCTGCTTTATTCCATGGGCGTTGCTTTGGTGGATGCCCATGCCGACGTATCCACGCCTGCGCCTCATGCCGGGGACGCGTTAACAGCGGGAGCGGTTTCGGTCGTCGCTTGACCGCTCTGGGTTCAATACGTCCTGGGCGGTTCCCCACCCGCTGCTGGCCAATCAGACGAAAGAGTTCCGTTAAATCGTCACTGGTATGGCAAGCGAGCAGTTGTTGGTACCAAGCCTGCCAGCATTGCAGAGCATGTTTGAAGCTCAGCGTACGAGGCAATACCTTCGCCAACACGGCGGACGGCACCATCAGAAGCCGGACCAGATTATAGGCCAGAAGGTACACCCACAGTTCCTTTTCCGCCATCTCCGGTGTTTTACAGCTCAAGGCTTCCATCCCCAGAGTGGTTTTGATGTGCCGGATATCCAGCTCTACCTGCCAGCGGCTTCGATATAACGCTTTCAGCGCCTGACGTGGCGCCCGCGCCGGATCATACAAGGTGGTGATCAGCACTTTTCCACCCAGCGCCACTTCACGCAAGGCGATATCGTCGGGCAGTGCCTGATAGTGCGCCAGACTCATCCAGTCCGGACGCTGGCAAGGTTTGCTAATTCGGATCAGATGATCCTTGTGGCCCAGGCGCTTTCCCTTACGGAAGTCCGTTGTCAGCTTACGAGCACCATTTTGTGCGAACACGACATCCACACCACGAGCCAGACAGTCCGCCAGAATCACGTAGCTGCCATACAGTCCATCCCCCAGGAGGATATCGCCAGCGTTGAAGCCAGGCAGCAACGAACGGAACAGGGTGTGTTCGCTGGCGCCTTTACCCGCATAAGGCCCCATTGCCGCATTCAGTACGGCACCGCTGGCCAGACAGGTGACGGCGACAATGCGGCAGAGAGGGAAGCCCAGACCGGGCTTCTGCGAGCGCTGCTGGGGATAAACCGCTTGATTGGCGGGTGTATCCGGCAGAGTCACGGTGGTGCCGTCAACGATGCGAACAGGTCGCCCCTGCCAGTGCCAGCTGTCAGGTACTTTCTCGTTGCTCAACGATCCTGTAGCGCGTGCCAGAGATGAGACCAGCTCCAGTGGTAAACGCTGCCGAGCTTTGCAATAGCCGCCTGTAGACGTACTGCACGCCTTGCGCCCTCCCAGCCAGCGTGCCACCGCAGCCTCATTGACCACTCGCTGACAGGAGCGATCCGCTTGCATCACCTGGCTCAGAAACATCGCCAGGGTTTCCGTTGGCGGGAAGAGGCGCTCGCGGTGCTCGGGCAATGAGGATTCCAGTACATCAAAGAGTTCTGCAGAGGTGAGCAGATTGAAAAAACGGATGGCATCCTGGCGGGACAACTGTCGTTTGATCGCTTGCTGCTGAAATCGATTCTGTTTAGCATCCATAGGAGCTGATCCTTGGCGGGGTGCGATTCTTTGGCGAGATAAACACGCCGCCATTGGATCAGCTTTTTTGTTTCTGGATCAAGGCCTTATCGACTAAGTAAGTGCCATTCAGACCTGACCCCGGGGCGGGCAACTCTGCCACTACCACTTTTCAGGATAGAAGATGCTTATGGAATGGATCGCCTTGATTTTAGCAATGGTCTTGATTTTAGCTCTAGTCTTTTTCACCAACTGGATAATCATGCTGTTCCGCAAAAAGGCCAAGAAAATTTACCATGAAGCCCAGATCAGAGCGGGCGGAGAATTTGACATTGATGTAGTTGGGGAGTCTCACTACCAAGACAATCTGGAAATAGTGGCCTCTGAGAGCGGTCGTGGACGGGATGATGACCTGCAAGCCTGGGTCGTGCCCGAGCCTGACAATCCACATGACAAAAATGCCTGCGCGATCTACATACATGATCTCAAGGTAGGGTACCTACGACGCCAGAACGCAAAGGAATTCAAGGAACTGATCAAACTGCTAGACCTGGACAAATACTCCAAAGTCGGCGTCAAAGCCAGGCTTGTCGGGGGGACCAATAACAAGCCCAGCTTTGGTGTCATTCTGGATATGCCAGCGCTGGATAGTCTGGATTAGAGGCGCTGGGGGGCAGGGCCCTCCTTATCCGCCAACCCCAACCTCCGATGCCACTCGGCAATACTCTCCTCCGGATAGCCGTCAAAGCATTTGTCGTTCTTTCCGGCTTCCACTTCCACCCAGTTGGCTTTGCTGTCCAGTAGCAGATGCACCCGTTCGGGCGGGATCGGCAGGTCGGTGTCGATGGCCGAGGCGAACGGGTGGACCAGTTCCGGCCAGCGCGGATCGAATACCCACAGGGCGCTGGCGCAATGCCGGCAGAAGTGCCGTTCGCCAGGACTGGGTTCACCATCGATGACGGCATGGTAGATGCTCTTATGCTCGGCGCCTTCCACGGAGAGCGTTTCGGCGCGACCGCTGAGGTTGATGGCATAGCCGCCGCCGCCGGCGGTTTTGCGGCAGATGGAACAATAGCAGCGTTGATAGGGATAGGGGTGTGGTGACTCGACGCTGAAATGTACCGCGCCGCAGTGGCAGGAACCGTGAAGCAACATGACTTTCCCTCCCGAGGTCCGGGCCGTCACTGACGATGGTGTCAGCGCGGCAGGGGGTAATGCCGATGGCTATGGCACGAGGGTAAGTCGATCAATCTGGACAGGCAATGAGAGAGCACGGAACTCCCGGCAAAGGAACGCCTCCAACGAGGTGAGGAAGGAAATGCCGTGTTTACCTTCTATACATTTTTCATCTGGGAGGAGAGTGTCATGTCCATGGGGGCCCGATTCGTAGCCACGGGATTCGCTATGTTCGCTTCGATTTTGTCCACTGCCGGCGCCTGGGCGTCGGAAGGGCAGCCGGAAAAGGCCGTTTATGACGGTGAGCTGTCCGGTTTTGACTACGCTTATCCGGTGAACCGGTTCGAATTTACTTCTCAAGGTGTGCCGGTGCGGATGGCTTATCTGGATGTCGCGCCGGAGACGCCGAACGGGCGCACGGTGGTGCTGATGCACGGCAAGAATTTCTGCGCGGGCACGTGGGAGGGCACCATTGAAGCGCTCTCCGAGGCTGGGTACCGGGTGGTGGCGCCGGATCAGATCGGCTTTTGCAAATCCACCAAGC
This sequence is a window from Alloalcanivorax dieselolei B5. Protein-coding genes within it:
- a CDS encoding REP-associated tyrosine transposase, with protein sequence MARPLRLEFAGALYHVTSRGNRRDLIYEADEDRHAFLAVLDDVDETFNWVCHAYCLMGNHYHLLIETPDGNLSKGMRHLNGVYTQVFNRHHRRVGHVFQGRYKAILVDREEYLLELARYIVLNPVRAGLVRDALDWPWSSYRATLGYKSKLKTLHADAVLAVFGGTRRAAVRRYERFVSEGRNQPSPWGELKNQVYLGSESFVNEMQSHIERPDELTEVPAAQRRPTARSLMFYAETEGSRDEAIVRAYASGGHSMKEIGQFFGLHYSRISRIIGKANGKT
- a CDS encoding IS4 family transposase, encoding MDAKQNRFQQQAIKRQLSRQDAIRFFNLLTSAELFDVLESSLPEHRERLFPPTETLAMFLSQVMQADRSCQRVVNEAAVARWLGGRKACSTSTGGYCKARQRLPLELVSSLARATGSLSNEKVPDSWHWQGRPVRIVDGTTVTLPDTPANQAVYPQQRSQKPGLGFPLCRIVAVTCLASGAVLNAAMGPYAGKGASEHTLFRSLLPGFNAGDILLGDGLYGSYVILADCLARGVDVVFAQNGARKLTTDFRKGKRLGHKDHLIRISKPCQRPDWMSLAHYQALPDDIALREVALGGKVLITTLYDPARAPRQALKALYRSRWQVELDIRHIKTTLGMEALSCKTPEMAEKELWVYLLAYNLVRLLMVPSAVLAKVLPRTLSFKHALQCWQAWYQQLLACHTSDDLTELFRLIGQQRVGNRPGRIEPRAVKRRPKPLPLLTRPRHEAQAWIRRHGHPPKQRPWNKAGSGGQKAGVK
- a CDS encoding HIRAN domain-containing protein: MEWIALILAMVLILALVFFTNWIIMLFRKKAKKIYHEAQIRAGGEFDIDVVGESHYQDNLEIVASESGRGRDDDLQAWVVPEPDNPHDKNACAIYIHDLKVGYLRRQNAKEFKELIKLLDLDKYSKVGVKARLVGGTNNKPSFGVILDMPALDSLD
- a CDS encoding GFA family protein yields the protein MLLHGSCHCGAVHFSVESPHPYPYQRCYCSICRKTAGGGGYAINLSGRAETLSVEGAEHKSIYHAVIDGEPSPGERHFCRHCASALWVFDPRWPELVHPFASAIDTDLPIPPERVHLLLDSKANWVEVEAGKNDKCFDGYPEESIAEWHRRLGLADKEGPAPQRL